From the genome of bacterium, one region includes:
- a CDS encoding PilT/PilU family type 4a pilus ATPase: MELKGLLEMLFAKKASDLHLRVGSVPVLRIDGNLFGTRPEPVSEREMTVLLNEALTSGQLERFLRDKELDLALTVPGHGRVRVNAYFQKGTPALAFRAIKTSIPTFKELGLPPAIERLCSQRRGIILLTGATGSGKSTTMASMIEHINQTRSLNILTIEDPIEFVFSNKKSLIAQREVLIDTESFLAALTHALREDPDIIMVGEIRDQNTMKIALQAAETGHLVLTSLHTLNAVEAINRIISFFPLNEQAQIRAMLSGALQAVISQRLVGRKDARGRVPLVEIMISTAAIRECLTQTDKMNLIHGLIEDDQGTHGMQTFDQSILNLFNLGLISIETALENANNPNDLEMAIRGIKSSGSRLAEAAHGVA, translated from the coding sequence ATGGAACTCAAAGGGCTGTTGGAGATGCTGTTCGCCAAAAAGGCGTCGGACTTGCACTTGCGGGTCGGCAGCGTGCCGGTGTTGCGGATTGATGGCAATCTGTTCGGCACGCGACCGGAGCCGGTGAGCGAGCGCGAGATGACGGTGTTGTTGAATGAAGCCCTGACATCGGGTCAGTTGGAGCGCTTCCTGCGCGACAAAGAGCTTGACCTTGCGTTGACCGTTCCCGGCCATGGCCGAGTGCGCGTAAACGCCTATTTCCAAAAAGGCACTCCGGCGCTGGCTTTCCGCGCCATCAAGACGTCCATTCCAACGTTTAAAGAGCTGGGGCTTCCGCCTGCCATCGAGCGCCTGTGCTCGCAGCGCCGCGGCATCATTCTGCTTACCGGCGCCACCGGATCGGGAAAGTCCACGACGATGGCCTCGATGATCGAGCACATCAATCAAACGCGCAGCCTCAATATCCTGACGATTGAAGATCCGATCGAGTTCGTGTTCTCGAACAAAAAGTCGCTGATCGCTCAGCGCGAGGTGCTGATTGACACGGAGTCGTTTCTGGCGGCTCTGACGCATGCGCTGCGCGAAGACCCGGACATTATCATGGTCGGCGAGATTCGCGATCAAAATACCATGAAGATCGCATTGCAAGCCGCGGAGACCGGCCACCTTGTGCTGACGTCTCTGCACACCCTGAATGCGGTTGAGGCTATCAACCGCATTATCTCGTTCTTCCCGTTGAATGAACAGGCGCAGATCCGCGCGATGCTCTCCGGCGCCTTGCAAGCCGTGATTTCACAGCGGCTCGTCGGCCGCAAAGATGCGCGGGGCCGCGTACCGCTGGTGGAGATCATGATCAGCACCGCCGCCATCCGTGAGTGTCTCACGCAGACTGACAAGATGAACCTGATTCACGGACTTATCGAGGACGATCAGGGCACTCACGGTATGCAGACATTCGACCAATCCATTTTGAATCTGTTTAATCTCGGACTGATCTCAATTGAGACAGCCCTTGAAAACGCGAATAATCCGAATGACCTCGAAATGGCCATACGCGGCATTAAGTCGTCCGGATCCAGACTTGCGGAGGCGGCCCATGGAGTCGCATAA
- a CDS encoding response regulator, producing the protein MLLDDDSRYLEVIQFSLESADMTVDTAVSGAGLSARIERFAPDVLVMDVMLGEHNGIALARAFREESGRYDLPIVFVSAWTGTGELRLPGNSVMLFKPFTPNELIKAIGDALRGQQVTADNNVR; encoded by the coding sequence ATGCTGCTGGATGATGATTCGCGGTATCTGGAAGTCATTCAGTTCAGCTTGGAGTCCGCGGACATGACGGTCGATACAGCCGTTTCGGGAGCCGGTCTCAGCGCCCGCATAGAGCGCTTCGCACCAGATGTTCTCGTGATGGATGTCATGCTTGGTGAGCATAACGGGATTGCACTCGCGCGTGCCTTTCGTGAGGAAAGTGGGCGCTATGACTTGCCGATCGTGTTTGTGAGCGCTTGGACCGGAACCGGTGAATTGCGATTACCTGGGAATTCAGTGATGCTGTTCAAGCCGTTTACACCGAACGAGTTAATCAAAGCAATTGGTGATGCGCTGCGTGGGCAGCAGGTCACCGCAGACAATAATGTGCGCTGA
- a CDS encoding PAS domain S-box protein: MCAEVTSNHTALVLADAILRSAVDLAYVIDRKGQLVAGNERFWLEFSVTGAPSPLQPLAGMIAEDERAMAERIWETVQRHRRAERSVRHMRTTGGQMHTFSVVETPVVHANEVTGVLGVARDVSEEATIEDKLWNQQEHREAALEYAVRASMGLVKGYVYSLRKLENMPEDKRSRFSQVIADEIDTMGRSIDNLLFSRGSADLHADEEVFDLRHVVHEVLSNCRAESVRREIRLEFDDPNVEVNYHGHEEAVARVIANLVDFCLLRLTHMGTVTVSISDCVEYIDIGIVDKGAPVNREQLDGLLSPARTPVKADGVAFSGTFDLEVARLLCDSMGGGLDLRVSDDHSIQFTIMLPRSINYLHRGTVQSHSAVE, encoded by the coding sequence ATGTGCGCTGAAGTTACATCAAATCACACCGCGCTTGTTCTGGCCGACGCAATCCTGCGTTCTGCTGTTGATCTGGCGTATGTTATAGATCGCAAAGGGCAACTTGTGGCCGGTAATGAGCGCTTCTGGTTGGAGTTCTCCGTTACTGGGGCGCCCAGTCCGCTGCAACCGCTGGCTGGTATGATCGCGGAAGATGAACGCGCGATGGCTGAGCGTATATGGGAGACCGTACAGCGACACCGGCGAGCGGAGCGATCGGTGCGCCACATGCGAACGACAGGCGGACAGATGCACACCTTCAGCGTCGTCGAGACTCCGGTGGTGCATGCCAACGAGGTGACGGGTGTTCTGGGTGTGGCGCGCGACGTGAGCGAAGAAGCGACCATTGAAGATAAGTTGTGGAATCAGCAGGAACATCGCGAGGCGGCGCTCGAATACGCCGTGCGTGCTTCGATGGGATTGGTCAAGGGTTACGTATATTCCCTACGCAAACTTGAGAACATGCCCGAAGATAAACGCAGCCGTTTCAGTCAGGTGATCGCAGACGAAATTGACACCATGGGCCGGAGCATTGATAATTTGCTATTCAGTCGCGGCTCTGCGGACCTCCACGCGGATGAAGAGGTGTTTGACCTGCGGCATGTAGTGCACGAGGTGTTGAGCAACTGCAGAGCGGAAAGTGTGCGACGTGAGATCCGCCTGGAGTTTGACGATCCCAATGTGGAAGTGAATTACCACGGCCATGAAGAAGCGGTAGCGCGCGTGATCGCGAACCTCGTAGACTTCTGCCTGTTGCGCCTCACTCACATGGGCACGGTCACGGTCAGCATCTCAGACTGCGTCGAGTATATTGATATCGGCATCGTGGACAAGGGCGCGCCGGTCAATCGGGAGCAATTGGACGGGCTATTGAGTCCGGCACGAACTCCCGTGAAGGCTGATGGCGTCGCCTTCAGCGGCACGTTTGATCTTGAAGTCGCCAGACTACTGTGCGATTCAATGGGCGGAGGACTGGATCTGCGGGTGAGCGATGACCATAGCATTCAGTTTACAATCATGCTCCCGCGTTCGATCAATTATTTACATCGCGGCACCGTTCAATCACATTCGGCGGTCGAGTAA
- the pilM gene encoding type IV pilus assembly protein PilM codes for MAKRSKIGIGIDVGSKRVRLAVLKNTGDTVAVDKLACVDLPQDAVVDGMLMDSTAVSDVLTQLAKEHGLKGKEIAVAVGGRQLMIKKITTDDMSDEELRHAIEYEADTNLPFNIDQVSLDYARLHQDVDGGRMDVLLVAAKNEVVFDSTEPQHWAGMKPKLLEAAPFAIQAALTEAGYLDMEGIVGVLHIGFQSTEVMLYDMSQFETSRSIPIGGKAYIEGLIRRCGFGFDKAVGMLGKTVRTEEEQDALDAVARSVSERLAEQIERGLPEYLGVLAERPISRMLMCGGGAELPCLQSAMRQRFGIDVDVVDPFRKMNAPSKGVVLPEGGDAAGYSSAVGLALRAMGGDHPGFNLVFRSDRPETKREHYLGARAVVPILGISAVLLGMTIVHLSQQNRLSALESRLEAIRSETDIYRDKIAVVEDLTMKRADVSERIDVIQELDRNRFARVEVLEMLARRLPSLMWLTEVKESPTPNGAGVHVSGMTSSNTRVAEFMTALLNEPRVKAVDLLVTQSNQIGETDVTEFTLQITIPTIEMQAIKSKRENLIKKGAAAVKEKNKALDEAKKETEKH; via the coding sequence ATGGCAAAGCGGAGCAAAATCGGCATCGGGATTGACGTGGGCAGCAAGCGTGTTCGCCTCGCGGTCCTGAAAAATACGGGTGACACCGTGGCCGTGGATAAACTGGCATGTGTGGATCTGCCACAGGACGCTGTCGTGGACGGCATGCTGATGGACAGCACGGCCGTTAGTGATGTGCTGACCCAGTTGGCCAAAGAGCACGGTCTGAAGGGCAAAGAGATCGCTGTCGCCGTCGGTGGCCGCCAGTTGATGATCAAGAAGATCACGACAGACGACATGTCTGACGAAGAACTGCGCCACGCGATTGAATACGAAGCGGACACAAACCTGCCGTTTAATATTGATCAGGTGTCGCTCGACTATGCCCGCTTGCATCAAGACGTTGACGGCGGTCGGATGGACGTCCTGCTTGTGGCCGCGAAGAATGAGGTTGTATTCGACTCGACGGAACCGCAGCATTGGGCCGGCATGAAGCCGAAACTTCTCGAAGCCGCGCCGTTTGCCATTCAAGCCGCGCTCACCGAGGCGGGATACCTCGATATGGAAGGTATCGTCGGAGTCTTGCACATTGGTTTTCAAAGCACGGAGGTTATGCTCTATGACATGTCCCAGTTTGAGACCAGCCGCAGCATTCCGATCGGCGGTAAGGCCTACATTGAAGGACTGATCAGGCGATGTGGCTTTGGATTTGACAAGGCGGTGGGTATGCTCGGCAAGACCGTGCGTACTGAAGAGGAGCAGGATGCTCTGGATGCGGTGGCACGGAGCGTCAGTGAGCGTCTCGCTGAACAGATCGAACGCGGCCTGCCCGAGTACCTTGGAGTTTTGGCCGAGCGCCCGATTTCGCGCATGCTGATGTGCGGCGGAGGTGCGGAGCTGCCGTGCCTTCAGTCGGCCATGCGTCAGCGCTTCGGCATTGATGTTGACGTTGTGGATCCGTTCCGCAAGATGAATGCGCCGTCCAAAGGTGTTGTGCTGCCTGAAGGCGGCGACGCCGCAGGATATTCGAGCGCGGTAGGGTTGGCTCTGCGAGCCATGGGCGGCGATCACCCCGGATTCAACTTAGTGTTCCGCAGTGACCGCCCGGAGACCAAGCGCGAGCACTATCTGGGCGCGCGCGCGGTGGTACCGATTCTGGGAATCTCAGCCGTGCTGCTGGGTATGACGATTGTGCATCTCAGCCAGCAAAACCGACTATCTGCGCTCGAATCCCGACTGGAGGCTATTCGCTCCGAGACGGACATCTACAGGGACAAAATCGCCGTTGTTGAAGACCTGACGATGAAGCGCGCCGACGTCTCGGAACGCATTGACGTGATTCAAGAGCTCGATCGCAATCGGTTCGCACGTGTCGAAGTGCTTGAGATGCTTGCACGCCGACTGCCGTCCTTAATGTGGTTGACCGAAGTCAAAGAGTCGCCGACGCCCAACGGTGCGGGCGTGCACGTATCCGGTATGACGAGTTCAAATACTCGCGTCGCTGAGTTTATGACGGCGCTGCTGAACGAACCACGCGTCAAGGCGGTGGACCTACTGGTCACGCAAAGCAACCAAATTGGCGAGACCGATGTTACCGAATTCACGCTGCAGATAACCATACCGACGATTGAAATGCAGGCGATTAAGTCCAAGCGCGAAAATCTGATCAAGAAGGGCGCGGCCGCCGTGAAAGAGAAGAACAAGGCGCTCGATGAGGCTAAGAAAGAAACTGAGAAGCATTAA
- the pilO gene encoding type 4a pilus biogenesis protein PilO, translating to MSLNLRSPGTQKTLIVIFLMFGAVYAYSNFVYTPREDKATLLEKSIAEEQELLTKGKRIAANFQTVQEDYARLMESWDIAIQLLPTQQEMDALLKSISEEGSRRDVNFLLFRPMDPVEQPYYWEYPIQIRTLSSYHSLGRFVSAVAGLDRIVNVRNFKLAAYRPNKGRSPNTVEAEFLATIYVFKELGSPVGVTPKEEETKGKKRKKPVEDA from the coding sequence ATGTCGCTCAATTTACGCAGTCCGGGCACGCAGAAAACGCTGATCGTCATCTTCCTGATGTTCGGCGCCGTCTATGCGTACTCGAACTTTGTGTACACGCCGCGGGAAGACAAAGCGACGCTGCTGGAAAAGAGTATTGCCGAAGAGCAAGAACTCTTGACCAAGGGCAAACGTATCGCCGCGAACTTCCAGACGGTGCAGGAAGACTACGCGCGGCTGATGGAAAGCTGGGATATCGCGATTCAACTCCTGCCGACGCAGCAGGAAATGGACGCGCTGCTGAAGAGCATCTCTGAAGAGGGAAGCCGCCGCGACGTGAACTTCCTCTTGTTCAGGCCGATGGATCCCGTCGAGCAGCCGTACTACTGGGAATATCCGATCCAGATCCGCACGCTGTCATCCTATCACAGTTTGGGCCGCTTCGTGTCGGCCGTCGCCGGATTGGATAGAATCGTGAACGTGCGAAATTTCAAACTGGCCGCCTATCGCCCCAACAAGGGACGAAGCCCCAATACGGTTGAAGCCGAGTTTTTGGCCACGATCTACGTGTTCAAGGAGTTGGGCTCGCCCGTCGGTGTTACACCCAAGGAAGAAGAGACGAAGGGCAAGAAGCGCAAGAAGCCGGTGGAGGACGCATAA
- the pilQ gene encoding type IV pilus secretin PilQ, which translates to MQRYWNFLLLTLLVCSPVWAQTTRDANYERRISMNVEQADIRTVLRSIAEFSGTNIVAGSEVTGPVTVLLNNVPWREALDNVLRINDFVAVEEKGVIRVTTHKDIASAAQLEQLTTNIYKIRYARAETLKKTLTKLLSERGKMESDTRANTLIVTDIPNVIEAMNRIVNELDQQTAQVLVEAKIVQVDAARSRELGINWSAGNLNNPTANTKAGASVDLGVANPTGSFTFGKLHNGVDIGATLSALEEDNDAEVLSQPSVLINDNESAQITSGKRIPINRLDQSGNIVTEFYDVAVKLNVTPHINPNNEVLMTLNPEVADLSGEATVAGGIIILTSEVKTTLLVKDGETVVIGGVIRSKEGTLNRRVPLLHAIPLFGRLFEYEVETSDKSEILVFVTPRVIPADMAKN; encoded by the coding sequence ATGCAGCGGTATTGGAATTTCCTTCTGTTGACCCTACTGGTTTGCTCGCCAGTATGGGCGCAGACAACACGCGACGCGAATTACGAGCGCCGCATCTCAATGAATGTGGAACAGGCGGACATCCGCACGGTGCTGCGCAGCATCGCCGAATTCTCCGGGACGAATATCGTCGCGGGCTCCGAAGTCACCGGTCCGGTCACGGTCCTGCTGAACAATGTGCCGTGGCGCGAAGCGCTCGACAACGTGCTGCGCATTAACGACTTCGTGGCGGTAGAAGAGAAGGGCGTCATCCGCGTGACGACGCATAAAGACATCGCGAGCGCCGCCCAGCTCGAACAGCTGACGACGAATATCTATAAGATCAGGTACGCGCGCGCCGAGACCCTCAAGAAGACGCTGACGAAGCTCTTGAGCGAACGCGGCAAGATGGAGTCGGACACGCGCGCGAACACGCTGATCGTCACGGATATTCCCAACGTGATCGAGGCGATGAACCGGATCGTCAATGAGTTGGACCAGCAGACGGCGCAGGTGCTGGTCGAAGCCAAGATCGTGCAAGTGGATGCCGCGCGCAGCCGCGAGCTGGGGATCAACTGGTCGGCCGGCAACCTGAACAATCCGACCGCCAACACGAAGGCTGGCGCGTCGGTGGATCTGGGTGTCGCTAACCCGACGGGCTCGTTCACGTTCGGCAAGCTGCACAACGGTGTGGACATCGGCGCCACCCTCAGCGCTCTGGAAGAGGATAACGATGCTGAAGTCCTGTCACAGCCGTCCGTGCTGATCAATGACAATGAATCCGCGCAGATTACGTCGGGCAAGCGGATCCCGATCAACCGTCTCGACCAGTCGGGGAATATTGTGACGGAATTTTACGATGTCGCGGTCAAGCTGAACGTCACGCCGCACATCAACCCCAACAACGAAGTGCTGATGACGCTGAATCCCGAAGTCGCTGACCTGTCCGGTGAAGCGACCGTGGCTGGAGGTATCATCATCCTCACTTCGGAAGTCAAGACGACGCTGTTGGTCAAGGACGGTGAAACGGTTGTGATCGGCGGGGTGATTCGGTCGAAGGAGGGGACGCTCAATCGTCGTGTGCCGCTCCTGCACGCGATTCCGCTGTTTGGCCGCTTGTTTGAGTACGAAGTTGAAACCTCGGACAAGTCCGAGATTCTTGTCTTCGTGACCCCGCGGGTTATTCCGGCGGACATGGCCAAGAATTAG
- a CDS encoding S8 family peptidase, whose protein sequence is MSSARTGFLMLLLGLLACAQASPVEQWQGVDYLQGRALVVLNDNASDVVPHVNEFGVVETGVAELDAILEEFECRSMARLVPDAILDRIPTASPEAYRTYVLVFRAEYPVLTLLENLLATAHVQYAEPDVLQRMFRTPNDSQFSSQWDKTIMGSPAVWDFTTGSPSIIVAGLDTGVDWRHPDLVNALWVNPGEDSDGDQEPWSFNDYPGDIDDLNGADDEGNGYVDDFLGWDFIQGIGGCFTGEDCDNVQDNDMFGLESHGTHVGGIMAASGNNSIGVAGHSWNGTLMALRCGYLASDGQGYMPQSATVPGTYYAVANNVDVINMSYGGAGFSNVAAQATVAAWQAGVILFGASGNDNVNSIHYPAGYTDVVAVNATSQNDGKAGFSNYGTWTDISAPGVSIPSTVINGGYQAWDGTSMASPNAAGAAALLWALFPDLSNSSLRDLMYTSAQNIDTQNPNYIGQLGAGRVDVENAAALLMPNMSVTSALLNDNGGDGDQRLESGETAQLALVITNQPNWAAASSVVVTVSSPDERVVVSNAVQQIAFLGPGQSENVTVTLTAGNIGDAFWLPVQVNITSGEGANLNVEYEIRVGRGRVLVVDDDGTGNFQRFLFNELEEFVAYPDLWSNSLDGTISTFELSHYQGVFWVCGNEAVNTLIQEERDAIAGYLNGGGKLFISGQGIRNDISGDAFFADYLHAAADGDANTGDRVVRGTAANSMFGDLNLLLQGGSCANNGQIGPDKITPTNGAVAAFEYTTVGGTGAVQYDGDYKLIYFGFSIEAACGLAGTTHFSEVVNRTLEWWGVPLAAEEITPVAVPTSIRLLGNYPNPFNPASDIRFELSTAALVTLNVYDVQGRLVNELVNEVMQPGAHSVRFDGSALASGVYFARLSSDHFAQTAKMVLLK, encoded by the coding sequence ATGAGTTCCGCACGAACTGGTTTCTTGATGTTACTGCTGGGGCTGTTGGCGTGCGCGCAAGCGAGCCCTGTTGAACAATGGCAGGGAGTGGATTATCTACAGGGACGCGCGCTCGTTGTTCTCAATGACAACGCCAGCGATGTCGTGCCGCACGTGAATGAATTCGGTGTGGTCGAAACCGGCGTGGCGGAGTTGGATGCTATCCTTGAAGAATTTGAGTGCCGTTCGATGGCCAGGCTTGTGCCGGACGCGATCCTTGACCGCATCCCGACGGCCAGCCCCGAGGCCTACCGTACCTATGTTCTTGTGTTTCGTGCGGAATATCCCGTTCTGACGCTTCTGGAGAACCTTCTGGCGACGGCACACGTGCAGTACGCGGAGCCGGATGTGCTGCAGCGCATGTTCCGCACGCCTAACGACTCGCAGTTCAGCAGCCAGTGGGACAAGACCATCATGGGTTCGCCCGCGGTCTGGGACTTTACCACCGGTAGCCCGAGTATTATCGTTGCCGGTCTGGACACCGGCGTGGATTGGCGTCACCCGGACCTCGTGAATGCACTCTGGGTTAACCCGGGTGAAGACAGCGATGGCGACCAGGAACCTTGGTCCTTCAACGACTATCCCGGTGACATAGACGACCTAAACGGCGCCGACGATGAAGGCAATGGCTACGTGGATGACTTCCTGGGCTGGGATTTCATTCAGGGCATCGGCGGCTGTTTCACCGGCGAGGATTGCGATAACGTCCAGGATAACGATATGTTCGGCCTCGAGTCGCATGGCACGCACGTGGGTGGCATTATGGCCGCGTCCGGCAATAACTCGATCGGTGTGGCCGGGCACTCGTGGAACGGCACGCTCATGGCCCTGCGCTGCGGCTATCTCGCCAGCGACGGGCAAGGCTACATGCCGCAGTCGGCGACCGTGCCGGGCACCTACTACGCAGTGGCCAACAACGTGGACGTGATCAACATGTCGTACGGCGGCGCGGGCTTCTCCAATGTCGCCGCTCAGGCGACGGTTGCGGCGTGGCAGGCCGGTGTGATTCTCTTTGGAGCGTCCGGCAACGACAATGTCAACAGTATTCACTACCCGGCCGGCTATACGGACGTTGTCGCCGTGAATGCGACCAGTCAGAATGACGGCAAGGCCGGTTTCTCGAACTACGGAACATGGACGGATATTTCGGCGCCCGGCGTCAGTATTCCCAGCACGGTTATCAATGGCGGCTATCAGGCTTGGGACGGCACGTCCATGGCCTCGCCGAATGCGGCTGGAGCCGCGGCTTTGTTATGGGCACTGTTCCCTGATTTGTCGAATTCATCGCTGCGTGACTTGATGTACACGTCCGCGCAGAATATTGACACGCAGAACCCTAACTACATCGGCCAGCTTGGTGCGGGTCGTGTGGATGTTGAAAACGCGGCGGCGCTGCTGATGCCGAACATGTCCGTAACCTCGGCACTATTGAATGACAACGGCGGGGATGGCGACCAGCGGCTGGAGAGCGGCGAGACGGCGCAATTGGCGCTGGTCATCACGAACCAACCGAATTGGGCCGCTGCATCCTCCGTTGTGGTTACGGTGAGTTCCCCCGATGAGCGCGTGGTCGTCAGCAATGCCGTCCAGCAGATTGCCTTCCTTGGACCCGGTCAGTCGGAAAACGTGACGGTAACGCTGACCGCAGGTAACATTGGCGATGCCTTCTGGCTGCCGGTGCAAGTGAACATCACCAGCGGTGAGGGCGCGAATCTGAATGTCGAATACGAGATTCGGGTTGGCCGCGGCCGCGTGCTGGTTGTGGATGACGACGGCACGGGCAACTTCCAGCGCTTCCTGTTCAACGAGCTTGAGGAATTCGTCGCGTATCCCGACCTGTGGAGTAATTCGCTTGACGGCACGATCTCAACCTTTGAATTGAGCCACTATCAGGGTGTGTTCTGGGTCTGCGGCAACGAAGCGGTCAACACTTTGATTCAGGAAGAGCGTGACGCAATCGCCGGCTATCTGAATGGCGGAGGTAAGCTGTTCATCTCCGGACAGGGCATTCGCAACGACATTTCCGGTGATGCGTTCTTCGCGGATTACCTGCATGCCGCGGCGGATGGCGATGCCAATACCGGCGACCGCGTGGTGCGCGGTACGGCCGCGAACTCGATGTTTGGCGACCTTAATCTCCTCTTGCAGGGAGGAAGCTGCGCTAACAACGGTCAGATCGGTCCGGATAAGATCACGCCGACCAACGGCGCGGTCGCCGCGTTCGAATACACCACCGTTGGCGGCACAGGCGCCGTGCAGTATGACGGCGACTACAAGCTGATCTACTTCGGATTCTCAATCGAAGCCGCGTGCGGTTTGGCCGGTACGACGCACTTCTCCGAAGTTGTCAACCGCACGCTAGAGTGGTGGGGTGTGCCGCTTGCAGCTGAAGAAATCACGCCGGTGGCCGTGCCGACCTCGATTCGGCTGCTTGGCAACTATCCCAATCCGTTCAATCCGGCCAGCGATATTCGGTTTGAGCTGAGCACGGCCGCACTCGTGACGCTGAATGTGTACGATGTGCAGGGCCGCTTGGTTAACGAGCTGGTCAACGAAGTCATGCAACCCGGTGCGCATAGCGTCCGTTTCGACGGATCGGCGCTGGCCAGCGGTGTTTATTTCGCGCGGCTGTCGAGCGATCATTTCGCTCAGACGGCTAAGATGGTCCTGCTGAAATAG